GGCATTGTTCCGTGGGGACGGGGACAGTGGGCCTTCCCCGTGGCCCGATTGGGGATGACGCACAATCTGAACCGGCCTGAATATCTCACACGTCCTTCAGGTGGAATCTGGATCGCCGCGCTGCGGGAGGACGGGTTGATGGCGCTTGAGGCGGAGACCGAAGGCGAATGCTGGACGCAGGTCGTCTCATTCACGGGGGGCGAACTGCGGGTCAATTTCTGGTCTCAGCGCGGTGGACGATTGCGCGTGGGGTTGGTCGAGCCCGATGGCACGCCGATTCCCGGCTATGCTCTTGAGGAGTGCGATGGTTTAGAAGGCGATGTCCTTTGGGAGCCCGTTCGATGGAAAGGCAAAAGCGATTGTTCGGCACTTCGGGGAAAGCTACTGCGCATCCATTTCCACATGCGGCGAGGTCGCCTCTATGCGTTCCGATTTGCTTGAGCGGAGCGAATCGCTCCTGATCCCGAGGACGAAGTTGATCCCGGCCGGCCCGTTCCACATGGGAAGCATTGAGTGGGAGCATTTCCCTGGGGAGAGTCCCCCGACTCTCGTAGATCTCGATGCATTCGAGATCGGCCTCTATCCGGTCACAAATGCCGAATATGCTTGCTTCCTCCAAGCGACGGGACATGAGAAACCGCTCTTCTGGGAGGATCCGCGCTTCAATGATCTTCAACAGCCTGTCGTCGGCGTCAGTTGGTATGACGCCATGGCCTATTGCCGCTGGTTGCGTCGCGTGACGGGAGAGCCCTATCGCCTTCCCACTGACGCTGAGTGGGAGAAGGCGGCGCGAGGGGGATTGGAGGGAAAGGCCTATCCGTGGGGGGACGAGCCCCCAACTCTAGAACGTTGTTGGTGGGGAGGCCAGGAGAAGCCCAAACCCGTTGGGTCCTTTCCTCCAAACGGGTACGGACTCTACGATATGGCTGGCAATGTATGGGAGTGGTGCGCGGATTGGTACAATCCGCAATACTTTCAAAATCCCCCTCGGAGGAATCCACGCGGGCCGCGCAAGGGGGAGGGCGAGAACAAGGTCATTCGCGGGGGTTCCTTTCTCACGCCGAAACCGGAGCCTTTGCGCTGCGCGTATCGGCATCCGGATCATCCGACGCTTCGACATGAGTGCATTGGATTTCGTGTGGCGAAGTCGGTCACGCGAATATGTTGAGGGGGAGAGATGTTCGCACATCGGTTGAAAGAACGCATCCGAAATGGGGAGCTGGTCCTCGGCAGTTGGATTGCGCTGACTGATCCCTACGCCGTCGAGGTCATGGCTGAGGCAGGGTTCGATTGGTTGGTCATTGATATGGAGCATTGTCCGATTGGCATTGAGAGCTTGCGTGACATCCTCATCGCCCTGAAAGGGGGGACGGCGGCACCGATCGTCCGT
This is a stretch of genomic DNA from Blastocatellia bacterium. It encodes these proteins:
- a CDS encoding formylglycine-generating enzyme family protein — encoded protein: MRSDLLERSESLLIPRTKLIPAGPFHMGSIEWEHFPGESPPTLVDLDAFEIGLYPVTNAEYACFLQATGHEKPLFWEDPRFNDLQQPVVGVSWYDAMAYCRWLRRVTGEPYRLPTDAEWEKAARGGLEGKAYPWGDEPPTLERCWWGGQEKPKPVGSFPPNGYGLYDMAGNVWEWCADWYNPQYFQNPPRRNPRGPRKGEGENKVIRGGSFLTPKPEPLRCAYRHPDHPTLRHECIGFRVAKSVTRIC